The following coding sequences are from one Rathayibacter sp. SW19 window:
- a CDS encoding peptidylprolyl isomerase, whose translation MSKHTAVATLHTNYGDIVVNLYGNHAPKTVKNFVGLATGELEWTHPRTGATSKDNLYDGVVFHRIIPGFMIQGGDPLGTGTGGPGFQFDDEINPDLDFTAPYMLAMANAGIQQGHGTNGSQFFITVGATTWLQGKHTIFGEVADDASRAIVDKLAAVPTDARDRPLDDVVIESVTVVDA comes from the coding sequence ATGTCTAAGCACACCGCTGTCGCAACGCTCCACACCAACTATGGAGACATTGTCGTGAACCTTTACGGCAACCACGCTCCGAAGACCGTCAAGAACTTCGTCGGTCTGGCAACGGGCGAGCTCGAATGGACCCACCCGCGCACCGGCGCGACCAGCAAAGACAACCTGTACGACGGCGTCGTGTTCCACCGCATCATTCCCGGCTTCATGATCCAGGGCGGCGACCCGCTCGGCACGGGCACCGGCGGCCCCGGTTTTCAATTCGACGATGAGATCAACCCCGACCTCGATTTCACCGCGCCGTACATGCTTGCCATGGCGAACGCAGGCATTCAGCAGGGTCACGGCACCAATGGTTCGCAGTTCTTCATCACCGTCGGCGCCACAACGTGGCTGCAGGGCAAGCACACCATTTTCGGCGAGGTCGCTGACGACGCGTCGCGCGCCATCGTCGACAAGCTCGCCGCTGTTCCAACGGATGCCCGAGACCGGCCGCTTGACGATGTCGTGATCGAGTCGGTCACCGTCGTCGACGCCTAG